A window of Exiguobacterium sp. Helios genomic DNA:
CCTTCTTCGACGCCGCGTTCGAGCGCCTTCCAGGCAAGTGTCGCACACTTGATTCGTGCCGGGAATTTCGTCACACCAGACAGTGCTTCGGCATCTCCGAGATCAAATTTCTCATCGTCGTAGTCTTTTCCTTGAACCATCTCGGAAAAGACTTGGGCGAGTTGTAATGCTTCTTCGACTGTTTTTCCTTTGACAGCCTGTGTCATCATCGACGCAGACGCCATACTGATCGAACATCCTTCGCCGTCGAACTTCGCATCTTTGACGATTTCGTCTTCGATCGCGAGTTGCAGACGGATTGTGTCACCACATGTCGGATTGTTCATATCGATTGTCACACCACCGTCAATCGCACCACGATTGCGGGGCGTTTTATAGTGGTCCATGATCACTTGACGGTACAAGTGATCGAGATTATTAAAATCCATGACTGAAATACTCCTTCGTTTGGCGAAGTCCTGTCACTAATGCATCTACTTCTTCCTTTGTATTATACAGGTAGAAGCTCGCTCGTGCCGTAGAACTGGCTCCAAGCCAGCGCATCAGTGGTTGTGCGCAATGATGACCGGCACGGACGGCGATACCTTGCATATCGAGGACCGTCGCGACATCGTGTGCGTGGACATCACCGAGATTAAAGGTGACGAGACCAACACGTTCTTCCGGACCGTAAATCGTCAGCCCTTTGATGTCACGCATTTGTGCCATCGCATACTGAGCGAGCTCACGTTCGTGGGCTTCGATGTTACTGAGTCCGACTTGTTCCAAGAAATCAATCGCTGCCGATAAGCCGACTGCGCCGGCAATGATTGGTGTCCCTGCTTCGAACCGGTACGGAGAAGGTTTGAACGTCGACTCTTCCAGCCCGACGTAATCAATCATCTCACCACCGAATTCGACCGGCTCCATCGCATTGAGTAATGCTTTTTTGCCGTACAGGACACCGATCCCGGTTGGTCCGCACATCTTATGTGCCGAAAACGCCAGGAAATCACAATCGAGATCCGTAACATCAATCTGTTGATGCGGCGCGCTTTGCGCTGCATCGACGACCATGACGGCGCCGGCAGCATGGGCAAGTTGCGTGACTTCTTTAATCGGATTGATGGTTCCAAGGACGTTCGAAACGTGGGCCATTGCCACAATCTTCGTCCGATCCGAAATTTGTTCTTTGACCGCTTCAATCGTTACACGACCGTCTGCCGTCAAATCCACATATTTCAGTTTCGCTTTTTTCTTTTTTGCGACCTGTTGCCACGGAATGAGATTCGCATGATGTTCGAGGTACGTGACGACAATCTCGTCCCCTTCTTCGACATGCTCCATTCCGTAACTTGAGGCGACGATATTGATCGCTGTCGTCGTCCCGCGGGTAAAGATAATCTCTTCATGGTGTTGCGCCTTGATGAAACGACGTACGTTCTCACGCGCACCTTCGTACGCATCCGTCGCTCGTGTTCCGAGCGTATGGACGCCACGGTGCACATTCGAATGAACCGTCTTGTAGTAGTTCTCAATCGCCTCGATGACGACGAGCGGCTTTTGTGACGAAGCCGCACTATCTAAATAGACGAGTTTCCGGTCATTAACCTGTTGGTCAAGAATCGGAAACTGATTGCGGATGGATGCATCGATTCCCATATTAGTTTACTTTCCCTTCGATCACTTGGACGAGGCGTTCTTTGACAGAGTCAATCGCGAGCTCAGAAACAACCGGTTGTAAGAAACCGTGAACGACGAGGCGTTCTGCTTCTTTACGTGATAAACCACGGCTCATCAAGTAGTAGAGTTGGAGTTCGTCGACACGGCCGACAGATGCCGCGTGTCCTGCCATGACATCATCTTCGTCAATCAAGAGGATCGGGTTTGCGTCACCACGTGCCTTTTCAGACAACATGAGCACACGTTCCGTCTGCACACCGTTTGATTTCGAAGCGCCATGGTGAATCATTGATGTTCCGTTGAAGATCGATGTTGCCGAATCTTTTTGAACACCGTGAATCAAGATGAAACCTTCCGAACCTTTACCAAAATGGTCTGTCCGGACGTTGAAGTTTTGTTTTTGATCGCCACGACCAACCGTTACGGCTTTCGTGTCCGAGAACGAATCATTACCAACGAGGTGTGTTTTCGTTTCCGTGATCGTGTGTCCGTCATTCATGTGACCGAGTGCCCATTCGAGCTTCGCGCCTTGTTTGACGACACCGCGACGGTTCATGTATGTGACAGCACCTTTCGCAAGCGTATCGACGCCTCCGAAAAGAACTTTCGCATTGTCTTCAACGAAAACTTCCGTAACGACATTGACGTTATGCGCTTCTTCGCCGTAAGAGACGAAGTTTTCGATATACGTCAGTTCACTGTCAGCATCTGCGATGATGATTGCATGGTGGTACAACGCACCGCCTGTTTGTTCCAGCGTATAAATCGCCTGCATTGGAACAGTCAACTTCAAGCCTTTTGGTACGTATAGGAATGTACCGCCGTTCATGAGTGCTGCGTTGAGTGCTGCGAGACGATCTTCGTTGACGTTGACGCCTTCTGTCATGAAGTATTTCTCGACGAGCTCCGGATGGTGCTTCATTGCGTCTTCAAGCGTCGTGAAGATGACGCCGTTCGTCGCTTCGCTGTTTTGCGCGTGGACGAGTTGTCCGTTACGCGTGATCAGCATATGGTCACGGTTTTCACCGATCAATGTTTCGATATCCGGTGTCAGACCTGTTACTGTCTCAAGATCCGCTGTACCTTCTGTGAAGTTCCAGCCACCGATTTTGATTTTTTCTACTTTTGGCAATGCGAGCGTCGGGGCAAGATCAAGTGCATCTTGACGCTTGGTAATCATCCAAGCCGGTTCCCCTAAGCGAGTCGCACGTTCTGCCACTGCCTCGCGATTTACGGCAAGATTCAGTTCTACAGTCATCATGCTTCCTCCCTCGTCTTACGCTTTTGTTTCGATTTCGACTTCTTCGATGCCGAGTTCTTTTTTAACCCAGTCATAACCTTCTGCTTCGAGACGGTGAGCAAGTTCTTTACCACCAGACATGACGATTTTTCCGCCCATCATGATATGGATGAAATCAGGCTCGATATAGTTCAAGAGACGTTGATAGTGCGTGATGATCAAGCAGCCGAATTCAGGTGAACGCATTTCGTTCACACCTTTTGCGACAACTTTAAGCGCATCGATATCAAGACCTGAATCGATTTCGTCAAGGATGGCGATCGCTGGTTTCAGCATCGTCATTTGGAGAATTTCATTCCGTTTCTTCTCTCCGCCCGAGAAACCTTCGTTGAGGTAACGGTGTGCCATTTCGCCCGGCATTTCGAGAAGACCCATTTGCGCGTCGAGTTGACGGATGAATTTCATGAGTGAGATTTCATCGCCTTCTTCGCGGCGTGAGTTGATTGCTGAACGCAGGAAGTCTGAGTTCGTCACACCACTGATTTCGCTTGGGTATTGCATTGCAAGGAACATACCTGCTTGCGCACGTTCGTTGACTTCCATTTCGAGGACGTCTTCGCCGTCGAGTGTGACTGATCCTGATGTCACTTCATACGTCGGGTGACCCATCAATGCAGATGCGAGTGTTGATTTACCAGTCCCGTTTGGTCCCATGACCGCGTGGATTTCGCCGCCTTTGATTTCTAAGTTGACGCCTTTCAAGATTTCTTTGCCGTCGATTGCAACGTGTAAATCTTCAATCTTTAAGTGTGAAGCCTTCATGTAGAATCCCTCCATCTATTCATTTCGTGTCTGACGATTCAGTTCACGAGAGTTACTAATTTAGTATCATTCTAATCTTAATGAATCATACCACATTATTCAAGCGTCATCGCTCATGGTTTTTTCTCAAAACCGAGCCTTTCAGTGAGAATGACTTTAAAGTGAGACGACTTCCTTCTCTTCTTCCGGTTTCGTTTGTCGATGAACCCGCTGTGACAGTAAGAGCAGTGGTATTCCGAGAACTGTCAAGAGGGCTAAAATACCGAAAATCGGCAACGGACGTTCCGGTCCAAAATAAAGTAACAATTGTCCGCCGATGACCGGTCCGACCGATTGACCAATCGACGTCAAGCCCATCGCCCCGAAATAACTTCCCCGTAATTCCGGTGTCGCAAAGCTGTCCGTCAAAATGTCCGTCATCGTAAACATCATCACTTCCCCGCATGTGAAGATGAACATCGCACCGATCATCAGCCAGACCGTGCCGGCCGTTCCCATGACGAATAATCCGACGGCAACGGTCGCAATCCCGACCGTGATCGAGACGAGCGGTGACGTCTTGACACCGAACTTCATGATCGGGTACTGGACGACGAGGACGGTGATCGCGTTAATCGTAATCAGTAAGGCGAACAGACTCGTTCCCCCGGACAATAAGGTCGTCGTCGTCAAAAACTGAGGCAACGTCGAGTTGAACTGACTGTATCCGAAGACACCAAAGATGATACCGGCGAGCGCAAACGTAAAGGCGACATCGGTTTTTAACAATCGGACCGTCGCTCCGAACGACACCTTTTTCCCGCCGTGGCTTTCCGTAATCGGATGACGTCGGAACAGGATGAAAATCGCGACGCCGTAGCCGAAGTAAACGAACGCCGTAATATAGAAGGTAATCGACGTATTCCCCGCACTGAGCAACAAGGCAATCCCCGGTCCGATCGCCGCTGCGATATTGATGCACGTATAACGGATATTAAAGACGAACAACCGGTTTTCTTCCTCCGTCGTATCACTGATCAATGCCCGGGCCGACGGTTCGAAGATGGACCGGAAAATGCCGTTTAAGGCACTCAGGATGAAGAACGCCCAAAAGGTCTCGACTTGAGCCAGTCCGATGAAGACAAGCACAAAACCGAACGTTCCGCTGAGCATCATCGTCCGGCGGCCGTAGCGGTCGGATAATGTCCCGCCGACGAAACTCATGACGAGACTCGCGATGGCTGAAATACTGAGAATCCAGCCGACGTCGACCGGACTGAATTTCAGGACGACCGATAAGTAAATCGCAAAAAACGGCATGGTGATGAAAGTCCCGAGCCGGGCAAAAAATGTCCCGAGCAACACGCCGACCGTCAATGGGTGAAGCTGTTTCAAACGTTGCATGAAAATCCCCCTTTCGCACAAAAAAATAATGCATCCTTCCATTATATAGGAAGAATGCATTCATCGAGCAGATTATTTACTGACCGGTACGACCGCACCTTTGTATTCTTTTGTGATCCAGTCCTGGTTCTTTTTCTCGTGGAGAATATCGAGCAATGTCGTGACACGTTTGTCTTTTTCATCGCCGTCACGCGTCACGATGATGTTGACGTACGGTGAAGACTCGTCTTCCAGTGCAATCGTATCTTTCAACGGGTTCAGACCGTTGTCGATCGCGTAGTTCGTATTGATGAGGACCGCGTCACCTTCGTTATTTTTGTAGGCTTGCGGTAAGAGTGACGCTTCAATGTTCGTTTTAAACTTAATTTTCTTTGGATTTTCTACGATATCTTTCAATTGTGCATCTGTTGTTTTACCGTCTTTCAACTTGATCAGCCCTTCGTTTTGAAGGAACGTCAAGACACGTCCGCGTTCTGCAACGTTTGAGCTTGTTAAGATCGTTGCACCTTTTGGCAGTTTATCCAAAGACTTGTATTTTTTAGAATAGACACCGAGCGGTTCAACGTGAACGCCGCCGGCACTCGCGAATTTATAGTCTTTGTTTTCTTTTTCCTGTTGCTCAAGGTACGGCACGTGTTGGAAATAGTTCGCATCGATTTCTTTTTCAGCCAATGCTTTGTTCGGAAGAACATAATCCTGAAACTTCTTGATTTCGAGTTTATAGCCTTTTGCTTCATATTCTTTTTGAACATGCTCCAAGATTTGAGCATGAGGAACGTTTGACGCTCCGATGACGAGTGTTTTTGAATCGCCGCCGCCTGAAGAAGATTCTTCTCCGCATGCTGCAAGACTGACTGCTAAGACCGATACGGCTGCTGTGCCGACGAATTTTTTCCAAAGTTTCATGAATGATTCCTCCCAAGGTTAAATAAGATAGGTATTACCGTTTATCGATGGCTTTGACAAGCAGGTCACCGATAATTTGAATGATGAAGACGATGACAAGAATCAACAGTGTCGCGATGACGGTGATGTTATTTTGTGAACGCTGGAATCCTTCGATGAAGGCCATGTCTCCCAGTCCACCACCACCGGCTAACCCGGCCATTGCCGTGTAACCGACGAGTGCGACAAGCGTAACGGTGATTCCTGAGATGATTGCCGGCAAAGCTTCCGGAATCAGGACTTTATAGATAATTTGGAACTTCGTTGCGCCCATCGATTCAGCCGCCTCGATGACACCCTTATCGACTTCACGAAGTGCCAGTTCGACCATCCGGCCGTAAAACGGTGCTGCACCGAGAATTAACGCAGGTAATGCAGCCGTTGGTCCTAAGAATGACCCGACGATGATTTTCGTGATCGGGATCAACAGAATCAATAGAATGATAAACGGGATCGAGCGGAATATATTGACTAAAAAGCTGAGT
This region includes:
- the sufU gene encoding Fe-S cluster assembly sulfur transfer protein SufU translates to MDFNNLDHLYRQVIMDHYKTPRNRGAIDGGVTIDMNNPTCGDTIRLQLAIEDEIVKDAKFDGEGCSISMASASMMTQAVKGKTVEEALQLAQVFSEMVQGKDYDDEKFDLGDAEALSGVTKFPARIKCATLAWKALERGVEEGK
- a CDS encoding cysteine desulfurase, coding for MGIDASIRNQFPILDQQVNDRKLVYLDSAASSQKPLVVIEAIENYYKTVHSNVHRGVHTLGTRATDAYEGARENVRRFIKAQHHEEIIFTRGTTTAINIVASSYGMEHVEEGDEIVVTYLEHHANLIPWQQVAKKKKAKLKYVDLTADGRVTIEAVKEQISDRTKIVAMAHVSNVLGTINPIKEVTQLAHAAGAVMVVDAAQSAPHQQIDVTDLDCDFLAFSAHKMCGPTGIGVLYGKKALLNAMEPVEFGGEMIDYVGLEESTFKPSPYRFEAGTPIIAGAVGLSAAIDFLEQVGLSNIEAHERELAQYAMAQMRDIKGLTIYGPEERVGLVTFNLGDVHAHDVATVLDMQGIAVRAGHHCAQPLMRWLGASSTARASFYLYNTKEEVDALVTGLRQTKEYFSHGF
- the sufD gene encoding Fe-S cluster assembly protein SufD, with amino-acid sequence MTVELNLAVNREAVAERATRLGEPAWMITKRQDALDLAPTLALPKVEKIKIGGWNFTEGTADLETVTGLTPDIETLIGENRDHMLITRNGQLVHAQNSEATNGVIFTTLEDAMKHHPELVEKYFMTEGVNVNEDRLAALNAALMNGGTFLYVPKGLKLTVPMQAIYTLEQTGGALYHHAIIIADADSELTYIENFVSYGEEAHNVNVVTEVFVEDNAKVLFGGVDTLAKGAVTYMNRRGVVKQGAKLEWALGHMNDGHTITETKTHLVGNDSFSDTKAVTVGRGDQKQNFNVRTDHFGKGSEGFILIHGVQKDSATSIFNGTSMIHHGASKSNGVQTERVLMLSEKARGDANPILLIDEDDVMAGHAASVGRVDELQLYYLMSRGLSRKEAERLVVHGFLQPVVSELAIDSVKERLVQVIEGKVN
- the sufC gene encoding Fe-S cluster assembly ATPase SufC; translated protein: MKASHLKIEDLHVAIDGKEILKGVNLEIKGGEIHAVMGPNGTGKSTLASALMGHPTYEVTSGSVTLDGEDVLEMEVNERAQAGMFLAMQYPSEISGVTNSDFLRSAINSRREEGDEISLMKFIRQLDAQMGLLEMPGEMAHRYLNEGFSGGEKKRNEILQMTMLKPAIAILDEIDSGLDIDALKVVAKGVNEMRSPEFGCLIITHYQRLLNYIEPDFIHIMMGGKIVMSGGKELAHRLEAEGYDWVKKELGIEEVEIETKA
- a CDS encoding MFS transporter is translated as MQRLKQLHPLTVGVLLGTFFARLGTFITMPFFAIYLSVVLKFSPVDVGWILSISAIASLVMSFVGGTLSDRYGRRTMMLSGTFGFVLVFIGLAQVETFWAFFILSALNGIFRSIFEPSARALISDTTEEENRLFVFNIRYTCINIAAAIGPGIALLLSAGNTSITFYITAFVYFGYGVAIFILFRRHPITESHGGKKVSFGATVRLLKTDVAFTFALAGIIFGVFGYSQFNSTLPQFLTTTTLLSGGTSLFALLITINAITVLVVQYPIMKFGVKTSPLVSITVGIATVAVGLFVMGTAGTVWLMIGAMFIFTCGEVMMFTMTDILTDSFATPELRGSYFGAMGLTSIGQSVGPVIGGQLLLYFGPERPLPIFGILALLTVLGIPLLLLSQRVHRQTKPEEEKEVVSL
- a CDS encoding MetQ/NlpA family ABC transporter substrate-binding protein, with the translated sequence MKLWKKFVGTAAVSVLAVSLAACGEESSSGGGDSKTLVIGASNVPHAQILEHVQKEYEAKGYKLEIKKFQDYVLPNKALAEKEIDANYFQHVPYLEQQEKENKDYKFASAGGVHVEPLGVYSKKYKSLDKLPKGATILTSSNVAERGRVLTFLQNEGLIKLKDGKTTDAQLKDIVENPKKIKFKTNIEASLLPQAYKNNEGDAVLINTNYAIDNGLNPLKDTIALEDESSPYVNIIVTRDGDEKDKRVTTLLDILHEKKNQDWITKEYKGAVVPVSK
- a CDS encoding methionine ABC transporter permease; protein product: MSTFFTDVDWDMVWEATRSTVYMTAVAGLATFVLGLAIGLLLYATNEELLFKNRTLYSVLSFLVNIFRSIPFIILLILLIPITKIIVGSFLGPTAALPALILGAAPFYGRMVELALREVDKGVIEAAESMGATKFQIIYKVLIPEALPAIISGITVTLVALVGYTAMAGLAGGGGLGDMAFIEGFQRSQNNITVIATLLILVIVFIIQIIGDLLVKAIDKR